From Camelina sativa cultivar DH55 chromosome 7, Cs, whole genome shotgun sequence, one genomic window encodes:
- the LOC104702258 gene encoding sugar transporter ERD6-like 6 → MSFRDDTEEGRNDLRRPFIHTGSWYRMGSRQSSMMGSSQVIRDSSISVLACVLIVALGPIQFGFTCGYSSPTQAAITKDLGLTVSEYSVFGSLSNVGAMVGAIASGQIAEYIGRKGSLMIAAIPNIIGWLCISFAKDTSFLYMGRLLEGFGVGIISYTVPVYIAEIAPQNMRGGLGSVNQLSVTIGIMLAYLLGLFVPWRILAVLGILPCTVLIPGLFFIPESPRWLAKMGMTDDFETSLQVLRGFETDITVEVNEIKRSVASSTKRNTVRFVDLKRRRYYFPLLVGIGLLVLQQLGGINGVLFYSSTIFESAGVTSSNAATFGVGAIQVVATAISTWLVDKAGRRLLLTISSIGMTISLAIVAAAFYAKEFVSPDSDMYSWLSILSVVGVVAMVVAFSLGMGPIPWLIMSEILPVNIKGLAGSIATLANWFFSWLITMTANLLLAWSSGGTFTLYGLVCAFTVVFVTLWVPETKGKTLEELQALFR, encoded by the exons atgagtTTCAGGGATGATACGGAAGAGGGTAGGAATGATCTGCGGCGGCCGTTCATACACACAGGTAGCTGGTACAGGATGGGTTCGAGACAATCTAGTATGATGGGTTCCTCTCAAGTTATTCGAGACAGCTCCATctctgttcttgcttgtgttttgATCGTTGCTCTTGGTCCTATTCAATTTGGATTCACT TGTGGTTATTCATCTCCAACTCAAGCTGCAATCACCAAGGATCTTGGTTTAACGGTGTCTGAG TACTCTGTGTTTGGTTCTTTGTCCAATGTGGGTGCTATGGTTGGTGCAATTGCCAGTGGTCAGATCGCAGAATACATTGGACGAAAAGGG TCTCTGATGATTGCTGCAATTCCCAATATTATTGGATGGCTTTGCATATCATTTGCAAAA GATACTTCTTTTCTTTACATGGGAAGACTTTTAGAAGGCTTTGGCGTTGGAATCATCTCTTACACT GTACCTGTATATATCGCTGAGATAGCTCCACAGAACATGAGAGGAGGGTTGGGTTCTGTTAACCAG CTTTCTGTGACAATTGGAATAATGTTAGCCTATTTACTTGGCCTCTTTGTTCCATGGAGAATTCTTGCAGTTTTGG GGATATTACCGTGCACTGTACTGATACCAGGTCTCTTTTTCATCCCTGAATCCCCTCGCTGGCTG GCAAAAATGGGTATGACAGATGATTTTGAAACTTCATTACAAGTTCTTCGAGGATTCGAGACTGATATAACCGTTGAGGTTAATGAAATCAAG AGATCTGTGGCGTCATCTACAAAGCGAAATACAGTTCGGTTTGTGGATCTCAAGCGCAGGAGATATTATTTCCCACTTTTG GTTGGTATAGGGTTGCTTGTACTTCAACAACTCGGTGGAATTAATGGTGTCCTATTCTATTCCAGTACAATATTTGAATCTGCAG GAGTTACATCGAGTAATGCAGCAACATTTGGGGTCGGTGCTATCCAGGTAGTGGCGACTGCAATATCAACATGGTTGGTGGACAAAGCAGGTCGTCGGCTTCTGCTTACC ATCTCATCGATTGGGATGACGATTAGCCTTGCAATTGTTGCAGCTGCTTTCTACGCAAAG GAATTTGTGTCTCCTGATTCAGACATGTACAGTTGGCTGAGCATCCTGTCAGTAGTTGGAGTCGTG GCAATGGTAGTTGCTTTCTCATTGGGAATGGGACCAATTCCGTGGCTTATTATGTCTGAG ATCCTTCCTGTAAACATAAAGGGTTTAGCTGGAAGTATTGCAACTCTAGCCAATTGGTTCTTTTCTTGGTTGATTACCATGACTGCAAACTTGCTTTTAGCCTGGAGCAGTGGAG GAACTTTCACTCTCTACGGGTTGGTTTGTGCATTCACAGTGGTGTTCGTGACTCTATGGGTTCCTGAGACCAAAGGCAAAACGCTTGAAGAACTTCAAGCCTTGTTCAGATAG
- the LOC104702259 gene encoding uncharacterized protein LOC104702259 isoform X2: protein MGEHSPSQPSSHTHLQDQPQSPNPENPSPIPPETNDDDSTLSAGFSGSIVSSTTIEAPRVTELGNVSSPPSKIPLRPRKIRKLSPDDDASGNIDGFKPEHNLSQMMPPLVTATKQPVKSKLSQSRAITVPRIHARSLTCEGELETALHHLQSVDPLLASLIDIHPPPTFESFHTPFLALIRSILYQQLAAKAGNSIYTRFVDMCGGENGVVPENVLPLTPQRLRQIGVSGRKASYLHDLARKYQNGILSDSAIVNMDEKSLFTMLTMVNGIGSWSVHMFMINSLHRPDVLPVNDLGVRKGVQMLNDLPYLPRPSQMEQLCEKWRPYRSVASWYMWRLVESKGRPPNAATVTAGASLSFPQLEDIQEQHQQQQPQLMDPLNSVFSIGAWGQT from the exons ATGGGTGAACACTCACCTTCTCAACCATCGTCACATACTCATCTCCAAGACCAACCACAATCACCCaatcccgaaaaccctagtccGATCCCACCGGAAACCAACGATGACGACTCCACTTTGTCCGCCGGATTCTCTGGCTCAATCGTCTCATCAACCACCATCGAAGCGCCACGGGTTACTGAGTTAGGCAATGTATCGTCTCCACCTTCCAAAATCCCACTCCGTCCTCGAAAAATCCGAAAGCTTTCACCCGACGACGACGCCTCCGGTAACATCGACGGATTCAAGCCGGAGCATAACCTTTCCCAGATGATGCCGCCGCTCGTGACGGCTACAAAACAACCCGTGAAGAGTAAATTATCACAGTCACGCGCTATAACCGTGCCGAGGATCCACGCGAGGTCTCTGACATGTGAAGGCGAGCTTGAAACAGCGCTTCACCATCTCCAAAGTGTTGATCCTCTGCTCGCGTCGTTGATTGATATCCACCCGCCACCAACGTTCGAGTCTTTTCATACTCCGTTCTTGGCTCTGATTAGAAGCATTCTCTATCAGCAGCTTGCAGCTAAGGCTGGGAACTCAATCTACACACGCTTCGTTGACATGTGCGGAGGTGAAAACGGCGTCGTCCCAGAGAATGTGTTGCCTTTGACACCTCAACGGCTTCGTCAAATCGGTGTTTCCGGGCGTAAAGCGAGTTACCTTCACGATCTTGCTAG GAAATATCAAAACGGGATCTTGTCGGATTCTGCAATTGTTAACATGGATGAGAAATCTTTGTTCACGATGCTAACGATGGTGAATGGGATTGGGTCATGGTCGGTTCATATGTTTATGATAAACTCTCTTCATAGACCCGATGTGTTGCCAGTTAATGATCTTGGTGTAAGGAAAGGTGTGCAGATGCTTAATGACTTGCCGTATTTGCCTCGTCCATCGCAAATGGAGCAGCTTTGCGAGAAATGGCGTCCGTATAGATCAGTAGCGTCATGGTACATGTGGCGGCTTGTTGAATCTAAAGGTAGACCTCCAAATGCTGCCACTGTGACGGCCGgagcttctctttcttttccacAGTTGGAAGACATTCAAGAACAACATCAGCAACAACAGCCTCAGCTTATGGACCCTCTTAATAGTGTGTTCAGTATCGG
- the LOC104702259 gene encoding uncharacterized protein LOC104702259 isoform X3 — protein sequence MGEHSPSQPSSHTHLQDQPQSPNPENPSPIPPETNDDDSTLSAGFSGSIVSSTTIEAPRVTELGNVSSPPSKIPLRPRKIRKLSPDDDASGNIDGFKPEHNLSQMMPPLVTATKQPVKSKLSQSRAITVPRIHARSLTCEGELETALHHLQSVDPLLASLIDIHPPPTFESFHTPFLALIRSILYQQLAAKAGNSIYTRFVDMCGGENGVVPENVLPLTPQRLRQIGVSGRKASYLHDLARKYQNGILSDSAIVNMDEKSLFTMLTMVNGIGSWSVHMFMINSLHRPDVLPVNDLGVRKGVQMLNDLPYLPRPSQMEQLCEKWRPYRSVASWYMWRLVESKGRPPNAATVTAGASLSFPQLEDIQEQHQQQQPQLMDPLNSVFSIGAWGQT from the exons ATGGGTGAACACTCACCTTCTCAACCATCGTCACATACTCATCTCCAAGACCAACCACAATCACCCaatcccgaaaaccctagtccGATCCCACCGGAAACCAACGATGACGACTCCACTTTGTCCGCCGGATTCTCTGGCTCAATCGTCTCATCAACCACCATCGAAGCGCCACGGGTTACTGAGTTAGGCAATGTATCGTCTCCACCTTCCAAAATCCCACTCCGTCCTCGAAAAATCCGAAAGCTTTCACCCGACGACGACGCCTCCGGTAACATCGACGGATTCAAGCCGGAGCATAACCTTTCCCAGATGATGCCGCCGCTCGTGACGGCTACAAAACAACCCGTGAAGAGTAAATTATCACAGTCACGCGCTATAACCGTGCCGAGGATCCACGCGAGGTCTCTGACATGTGAAGGCGAGCTTGAAACAGCGCTTCACCATCTCCAAAGTGTTGATCCTCTGCTCGCGTCGTTGATTGATATCCACCCGCCACCAACGTTCGAGTCTTTTCATACTCCGTTCTTGGCTCTGATTAGAAGCATTCTCTATCAGCAGCTTGCAGCTAAGGCTGGGAACTCAATCTACACACGCTTCGTTGACATGTGCGGAGGTGAAAACGGCGTCGTCCCAGAGAATGTGTTGCCTTTGACACCTCAACGGCTTCGTCAAATCGGTGTTTCCGGGCGTAAAGCGAGTTACCTTCACGATCTTGCTAGGAAATATCAAAACGGGATCTTGTCGGATTCTGCAATAGTTAACATGGATGAGAAATCTTTGTTCACGATGCTAACGATGGTCAATGGGATTGGGTCATGGTCGGTTCATATGTTTATGATAAACTCTCTTCATAGACCCGATGTGTTGCCAGTTAATGATCTTGGTGTAAGGAAAG GTGTGCAGATGCTTAATGACTTGCCGTATTTGCCTCGTCCATCGCAAATGGAGCAGCTTTGCGAGAAATGGCGTCCGTATAGATCAGTAGCGTCATGGTACATGTGGCGGCTTGTTGAATCTAAAGGTAGACCTCCAAATGCTGCCACTGTGACGGCCGgagcttctctttcttttccacAGTTGGAAGACATTCAAGAACAACATCAGCAACAACAGCCTCAGCTTATGGACCCTCTTAATAGTGTGTTCAGTATCGG
- the LOC104702259 gene encoding uncharacterized protein LOC104702259 isoform X1, protein MGEHSPSQPSSHTHLQDQPQSPNPENPSPIPPETNDDDSTLSAGFSGSIVSSTTIEAPRVTELGNVSSPPSKIPLRPRKIRKLSPDDDASGNIDGFKPEHNLSQMMPPLVTATKQPVKSKLSQSRAITVPRIHARSLTCEGELETALHHLQSVDPLLASLIDIHPPPTFESFHTPFLALIRSILYQQLAAKAGNSIYTRFVDMCGGENGVVPENVLPLTPQRLRQIGVSGRKASYLHDLARKYQNGILSDSAIVNMDEKSLFTMLTMVNGIGSWSVHMFMINSLHRPDVLPVNDLGVRKGVQMLNDLPYLPRPSQMEQLCEKWRPYRSVASWYMWRLVESKGRPPNAATVTAGASLSFPQLEDIQEQHQQQQPQLMDPLNSVFSIGAWGQT, encoded by the exons ATGGGTGAACACTCACCTTCTCAACCATCGTCACATACTCATCTCCAAGACCAACCACAATCACCCaatcccgaaaaccctagtccGATCCCACCGGAAACCAACGATGACGACTCCACTTTGTCCGCCGGATTCTCTGGCTCAATCGTCTCATCAACCACCATCGAAGCGCCACGGGTTACTGAGTTAGGCAATGTATCGTCTCCACCTTCCAAAATCCCACTCCGTCCTCGAAAAATCCGAAAGCTTTCACCCGACGACGACGCCTCCGGTAACATCGACGGATTCAAGCCGGAGCATAACCTTTCCCAGATGATGCCGCCGCTCGTGACGGCTACAAAACAACCCGTGAAGAGTAAATTATCACAGTCACGCGCTATAACCGTGCCGAGGATCCACGCGAGGTCTCTGACATGTGAAGGCGAGCTTGAAACAGCGCTTCACCATCTCCAAAGTGTTGATCCTCTGCTCGCGTCGTTGATTGATATCCACCCGCCACCAACGTTCGAGTCTTTTCATACTCCGTTCTTGGCTCTGATTAGAAGCATTCTCTATCAGCAGCTTGCAGCTAAGGCTGGGAACTCAATCTACACACGCTTCGTTGACATGTGCGGAGGTGAAAACGGCGTCGTCCCAGAGAATGTGTTGCCTTTGACACCTCAACGGCTTCGTCAAATCGGTGTTTCCGGGCGTAAAGCGAGTTACCTTCACGATCTTGCTAGGAAATATCAAAACGGGATCTTGTCGGATTCTGCAATAGTTAACATGGATGAGAAATCTTTGTTCACGATGCTAACGATGGTCAATGGGATTGGGTCATGGTCGGTTCATATGTTTATGATAAACTCTCTTCATAGACCCGATGTGTTGCCAGTTAATGATCTTGGTGTAAGGAAAGGTGTGCAGATGCTTAATGACTTGCCGTATTTGCCTCGTCCATCGCAAATGGAGCAGCTTTGCGAGAAATGGCGTCCGTATAGATCAGTAGCGTCATGGTACATGTGGCGGCTTGTTGAATCTAAAG GTAGACCTCCAAATGCTGCCACTGTGACGGCCGgagcttctctttcttttccacAGTTGGAAGACATTCAAGAACAACATCAGCAACAACAGCCTCAGCTTATGGACCCTCTTAATAGTGTGTTCAGTATCGG